GCTAATACTAAGGGCGCTTTCTGCTCCAATAATGCTAATAAATAGCTTTTCTCTTGGGCCCGAAAATAAGCCTCGCCTTTTTGGGCAAATAGTTCGGGAATGCTACGGCCTTCTTGCTGCACTATATATTGGTCCAAATCAACAAAGGAGTAGCCCAAGGCTTGGGCCAGTTTAGGGCCCCAATAGCTTTTGCCAGCGCCCATAAAGCCCATTAAAACGATTTTTTGCATACTTAATTTTTTTGCGTCTAGTAGGCGCGAAGCGCCTCGGCTGAGGGATGGATAGCAGTGGCCGAAGGCCAGACCGAGCAAAAATGCGCAGCATTTTTTGCGAAGGGCCGAGCAGACCTGCGAGCTGCGGCACAGCCCGACCCGACCGCAGGGAGGGGCAGCCCCAAAAAAGAAAAAAAGCCCCAAACCAACTAAAGGTCTGGAGCTTTGAGGGCCAAAGGCCTATTTTTTAAGATTTCTTGCGCTCAATCATAATGGGAAGGGGGAGAGGCATCCCCTCAGGTGTACTGCGCAAAAGCTGGATAAACTCCCGAACCGAGCTGAAAGAAACCAACTTATCGGCAAAGTAGACCAAGGCCTCTTTTACCTCTTTTTCGGTGGCTTCCAAATGGTTGAGGATATTCATCAGGTGCATTTTCATATGGCCCTTTTGGATCCCTGTTGTGACCAAAGAGCGGACCGCGGCAAAGTTTTGGGCCAAGCCCGTAGCGGCAATAATCTGCATGAGTTCTTCGGCAGAAGGCTGACCGAGCATTTCTAGGGAGCGCTTGGCCATAGGGTGAAGAGCCGTTAGGCCGCCCACAGTACCCACCGCTAGGGGAATATCTAGCCAAAACTTAAAGATGCCATCCTTGCATTCGGCAAAAGAGAGCGAGCGGTATTTTCCATCTCTAGCGGCATAGGCATGTCCACAAGCTTCTACGGCTCTAAAATCATTGCCCGTAGCAATGACCACGGCATCAATGCCATTAAAAATTCCTTTATTGTGGGTGGTGGCTCTGTAGGTGTCGATGCGAGCAATATTAAGGGCCTTTTCAAATTTGCGGGCAAATTCTTCGGCGGGCATATCGCCATCGCAGAAATTGCCGAGCTCCTCAATGGGACATTCTACACTAGCGCGGACGAGGCATTCTGGCGTATAATTCGACAAAATGGCCATAATAATGGTCAATTCTCTTTCTTCTGCAGGCAGTTGTTCTTGGCTGCCAATAAACTGCTTGAGGCTGCGGGCAGATTCTTCAAGGACCGAGTTGATAAAGTTGGCCCCCATAGAATCACAGGTCTCAAAAGTCATTTGGAGCTGAAAATAGTTAGGCTCTAAATCACTCATATCGAGCAGCTCAATGTCTAGAATTCCGCCCCCTCTTTTGCGCATATTAGCTGTAATATGCGAGGTTTCGGTATGAATGAGCTGTTTGATTTTGGGCATTAGCGCTTCTAGGGTTTTGCGCTTGCCTTTCCAGTCAAAATGTACTTGGCCCACCTTTTTGGTGGCTAGAATCTCTGTTTTGAATCCACCACGGTTTAGCCAAAATTTGGCTGCGGCAGAAGCGGCGGCTACTACCGAGCTTTCTTCAATGACCATAGGCACGCAATAGACCTCCTCGTTGATTTTGAGGTTGGGCAGCACACCATAAGGCATATAGAAGTTGGTGATGGTATTTTCGCTGAACTCATCAAATATTTTTTGTTTTTGAGGGTCGCCATACCAAAAGCTTTTGAGCTCTCGGGCTACTTCTTCAGGATGCTTGAAAAAGTTTTCGACCAACCAGCGTAGTTTTCCTCGTTTCGATTTTTTAGAAAATCCAGAAACAATTTTTGGATTTTTCATAGGCTATATTTTTTTAGACTCTGTTTATGAGTCCTTTAAGAGAATAGTCTGTACAGGAGTTCCCCTTATTTAATCAACTATGCGCAAAAACTGATGGGCCAATTCTAGTCCCTGAATTTGCTGTTGTAAAAAGAGTTCTAAATCTTCATAACTGCCACGGGCGTGCTTGAGTAGGGCAGAGGCCTGACCGTAAACGGCGGGGAGCTTAGATTTTTGGCAAAGATAATAACCATCTAGAAAGTTTTTGACTCCCCCAGAGATGATTAACTGTTCGCAGCGCAATTTATCGCCTAGCTCATCTACTAATTCATTGACAAACTCTAGCATTTGCGGGGCCGAATGCCCAATGTAAGTTAGGGGCTCGTAGGCTGTTTTCAGGCTTAGGTCGGCCCGAAGTAATTCTAAAAGCGCAAAATTAGTGCCGCCACTGGCTGCAAAATCTATAGCCGCTAAAGGGAGTTGGAGCAGCTGCCGCAAACTTTCTTTCCCCATACCTTGGCCCACTTCTTTTACAATGAGTGGAATTTGCGGCAATTGGTCGAGCAGGCGCTCAATTGTATCTATAGGAGCATAACGGAAACGGTCGCCCTCTGGTTGCAACCACTCCTGAAAGGGATTGACGTGTACAATCAGTCCATCGGCCTGAAGTTTATCGATAAGGCGGAGAATGAGTTCCGTTTTCTTATTGTCTAGCAGTTGTTCTAGCTGGGCAATGCCCAAATTGGCATAAAGCGGAAGGTCGTAGCCTAAAATGGGACGCATCTGAAAGTCGGCCAGAAAGCTATCATCGGTCAAGAGACCCCGGCAGCTGCCTAGGCCCATTCCAAAACCGAATTGTTTGGCTGCTCGGGCTAAGTTCTCGTTAATTGTTTTGGCCCAATCAGTCCCGCCAGTCATGCTAGAGACCCAAAGCGGTGCTCGGAAACGCTTGCCCAAAAACTCCTGTTCAGGCAGGCCTTTAGCCTGATGGCTAGAAAGCAAGGGCTCATAACTAAAGCGGGGGTCGAGCTGATTGGCCCCTACTTGGGAAGAGAAAGCCAGTGCAATATGGTCCTTTTTGCGGCTTACTGCGGTTTTGTCTTGGTCTTCAAACAAATTAGTAGGTATTTGGTCGTTTTTTAATCAGTTTAACGCTAAGAACAACAAATTTAGTTTTTTTAGCTTATCTTTTGGGCCTTTGGGCTCAGGAAGTCCATGCAGCGAATAAAAAAGCAGAGAATTAACAATAAACTCTCTGCCTGCGGTTGCTGAATCAACAATATTTGGGGCTTTAACAAGTACATTAAATATAATGTTTAGTCCGCTAGCCATTTCTTTTTCGCAGAAAAAACAGAATATTAAGCAGTAGCATGTCACAGTTTGAAGAATTTAGGCGCTTAGCTCAAGAGCTGGCAGAGGAAGAAGCGATTAGGCTCCTTAGTTTTGAAGTTTTTTCGCCCGCCAGGGCCGAGAAAATAGAAGAGTTGGAGGCCGAAAAGGGGATTGTTTTAGCCCCCGAGCTCAAGGCCTTTTATCTACAAACCAATGGCCTGCAGTTGCGTTGGGCTTTTAAAAATAATGCCTTGGCTGGGCCAACAGGCCCACAAGATTGGGATTATCCGCTGCAGCAGTTTAGAGAGGAGGAAGGTTGCTTTTTTCTCTTGCCCATAGAGCAACTTTTGGCCCCTAGTCCCTACCTTCAAGAGCTCTTGCGCCCCCAAGAGCAAATTCAGTTTGCAGGCGAATCACTTTCGCTAGGCCAGTTTTATCGCCAGATGTATCCTCTAGATGCCTTTTCTTCCTATTGTATACAGGCTATTTATTTTGGCCAAGCAGGGGCCCCGCTCTATTTTGCCGATGAATATGGCCTGAACTTCGAGGCCTCTTTTCCCCTTTCGGTGGCCCAGTATTTTCAGTTTGTTTTGCAAACAAAGGCCCTCAGCAGTGCCCGCCAAGCTTATCTGCAGGCGCCTAGCCCGCCTCTTAGCCAATGGAGCAAAAAAGATTGGCGCAGTTTGGCCCAAAAACATCAGCTCAAACAATTGCTTTTTGAACAGGAGTTTCCCCTAGCGGGACAAGCCGCTAGCGATTGCTCAACCATCAAAAGTGCGGCTATGCGCCAAAGGGCCGAGCAATCGCCAGCCATAGAAGAAGAAGAATGGCAACGCATTTTGTTGGCCCATCAAGATTTTTTGCGAGCGGGTGGGGCCGGCGGCCAATGGAAGATGATGCAACTGATGGGGCAAGTTTTTGGGGCCTACCAATTGGGCAGAGAGCTAAGCAAGGGCCAACAGGCTATTTTAGATATGCGGCGACTTTCGGCAGAGTTGGACCTCGAAGAGTTGCAAATGCCTTATGCCTCTTTTTGTGGCGCTTGGCTCAAATATCTCAATTTTAGTGAGGCCCAATTGCAGTTTTCCCTCTTTACCGATGCCATGCTAGAAAAAGCCATCTTTGCCGAGGCCCAACTGGCTGGTAGCGATTTCTCTCGGGCTTGCCTCCGTGGGGCTAGCTTTGTCAATGCCAATTTACAAGGGGCCGATTTTGAACTAGCCGACCTTAGAGGGGTGGATTTCCGTGGCGCTATCCTTACCGATGCTCGCTTTCCCGGTGCCCAACTAGAGGGCGTCCTCCGCTAATTGGATACTATATATATTAGGATGAGTTTTTTTGGGGCCTGCCGCCTTCGGCGGCCGGGCCCTTGCAGGGCTCGCAGGTCTGCTCGGCCCTGCGGGCTCATTTCATTTCGCCCTAGGTCTGCCGCTTCGCGGCCCCCTTTCAGGCCCCTAGGCCGACTACTGTAGGTTGAAACCTACAGCAAGAATGGTATTGCTTCGCAATGATCTCTAAATGAGGGTTGAAACCCTCATGAAATTAACTTCTCGGCCATCCTTTGATAAAAGTTTCAGGCTAGTCAAGGCCTTTAGGCGGTTTAGCAGGCGGCGGAGCCGCCGCAGGCCTAGCGATGTGCAGCAGTGGCCCGCAGGGCCAGACCGAGGCGGCAAAGCCGCCGAAGGGCCGAGCGAGCAGCGAGCTGCGAAACGTAGCGCCCGCCGCAGGCGGGAGGCCCCAAAAAACAATAAAAAAGAAGGATTTTGATAGGCGAGGGCTAGAGAGTAGACAAAATGACTAAAAAAGTTTACCAAATAATTATTAGCTCAAGCCCCTATTTTAAAGGATAATTTGGCTTAAAAGCAGTTTTGTAGAAAAAAATTGGCCCAAATGGCAAAAAAAGTTGAGTATAGACTTTTATCTATATAGATATTTATATACATTTATACCTAGATAAAAGAACGCACTCAAAACATTGCCTATGAAAACCTTATCTCGCTTAATTGTACTGCTGCTTTTGTTGAGCAGTTCCAGCCAATTGTGGTCTCAGGAAGTGGACCATAGCTATAAGCCCTTGAAATTGAATTTGAATGAAGACGGCAGCAAATACATTCGTTTTATCACTTGGCATCAGGTCTGGGGAACGGCCCAGATGAACAGTCAGGACCAACTGTCGGTAGATTTAATGCTGCGTCGTTCTCGGTTTTTGGCCTATGCGCAGGTATCTCCTCGTTTTTTGATTTTGACGCATTTTGGATTGAACAGCCTAACGGCCTCGGGGCTGCATCCTGTGGGCCAATCGACCAAAAGCAGCTTATTTATGCATGACGCCTGGGCCGAGTACAAGGTCTATAAGGATTATCTATCGATGGGGGCCGGCCTACACTATTGGAACGGAATTTCTCGCTTGAGCAACCAGAGTACTTTGAACATGCTCACGATAGATGCGCCTCGTTTCAATTGGCCCACGATTGGGACGACAGACCAATTTGCTCGGCATTTGGGCGTTTATGCCAAAGGAAAAATTGACCGTTTGGATTACCGTTTGGCGGTCAATCAGGCTTTGGTCAATAACTTGGACCAAGGCATTGCGCCAGATACCGCCCAAGCGACCTACCTCAATGATGGGGGCTATGTCTATGCGGGTTATTTGAACTACCAATTTTTAGATAAAGAGTCGAACAAACTGCCTTATATGGTAGGGACCTACCTAGGCAAAAAGAAGGTCTTTAATGTTGGGGCGGGCTTCAATTTGCACCCCAAGGGCAGCAGCAGTTTAGATCTGCAAGGCGACACGGTTTCTCATAATGTCTCTCTTTTTGGTGTAGATGCCTTTTATGATGCTCCGCTAGGAGAGGGCAAGGGGGCGATTACGGCCTATGGGGTCTATTATCGCTACAATTTTGGACCAAATTACCGCCTAACGGGCAGCAGTGATGTAATTGGAACCGGAAATATTGTCTATCTACAGACCGGTTATCTCTTGCCTGAATTTACCGATTTAGGTCGACTACAATTTTACTTGGCGGGCTCTTATCGCCAACTCGAAGCCTTTGAAGAGGCGGCCAATGGGCTGACCATTGGCGCCAACTGGTTTATGCAGGGGCATCATGCAAAAATATCATTAGAATATCAATCCAATAAAGCAGCAGCTACGGGCTCCGAGCGCAAAGGCTTGGTCCGTATGCAGGCTGCCGTATTCCTCTAACCCTTAAATATTTAACTCTTATGGAAGAGAACAACTTGCAAAATAAAGAGGCCCATAACAAAAAAATGCAGGCCTATTGGCGCGAGAATTTGCGCTACCTACTCATTCTTTTAGTGATTTGGTTCTTGGTCTCTTTTGGGGCTGGAATTCTATTCGCTCCCAGTCTAGATAGCATCCGATTAGGGGGCTTCAAACTAGGGTTTTGGTTTGCCCAGCAGGGCGCTATCTATGCCTTTGTGGTTTTGGTTTTTGTCTATGTTTGGTTGATGAATCGCCTAGACAAAAAGTATGGACTAGACAAATAAATTACTGCCTTAAAATCTTAGAACAATGATGAATTATCTATTTGCTGGCTTGCCACTTTTATCGGTGCAAAGCTGGACCTATATCTTAGTTGGGCTGACTTTTAGCCTCTATATTTTTATCGCTATTTGGTCAAGAGCTTCTTCTACCAAAGACTTCTATGTTGCTGGTGGAGGGGTTTCGCCCCTAACCAATGGGGCGGCCACGGCTGCCGACTGGATGTCTGCCGCTTCCTTTATCTCTATGGCTGGACTGATTTCCTTTATGGGCTATGATGGTGGGGTGTACCTCATGGGCTGGACCGGTGGGTATGTCCTTTTGGCCCTGACCATTGCGCCCTATCTGCGTAAGTTCGGTAAGTTTACGGTGCCCGATTTTATCGGAGATCGCTATTACTCTGGTACCGCTCGTTTGGTGGCTGTTTTGGCCGCTATTATTGTCTCTTTTACTTATGTAGCTGGACAAATGCGTGGGGTAGGAGTGGTCTTCTCTCGCTTTCTAGAAACCTCTATCGAATGGGGGGTAGTGATCGGGATGCTGATCGTATTTTTCTATGCCGTTTTGGGCGGTATGAAAGGAATTACCTACACCCAGGTGGCCCAATACTGCGTTTTGATTTTTGCCTTTATGGTGCCCGCTATCTTTATTGCGATTCAGATGACTGGAACGCCTATTCCCCAGCTTGGCTTTGGCGGAACCCTAGAAGATGGCACTTTTCTCTTAGATAAATTAGATAGCCTGCATCGAGACCTCGGTTTTCATGAGTATACCTCGGGCAAAAAGAGTATGATTGATGTCTTTGCCATTACTTGTGCCCTTATGGTGGGGACGGCTGGACTCCCTCACGTAATTGTGCGCTTCTTTACGGTTCCCGATGTGCGCTCGGCTCGCCTTTCTGGCGGTTATGCACTGATCCTAATTGCTATTCTATACACTACGGCTCCTGCTATTGCGGCTTTTGCTCGCACCAATCTCTTGCAAACGGTCTATAATGAAGAAACCAAAGAGCATGTAGAGTACAAAGCCATGCCCGACTGGTTCAAGAAGTGGGAAGAAACGGGCCTAGTCGCTTGGTCAGATAAAAACAATGATGGCCGCATTCAGTATGTGGCTGGTCCCGCTATCAAAGGCAAAACGCCTACTTTTGCCGAAGACAATGGCGCCAATGGCGAACGTCTGGTGACCAACCCCGATGAGTCGAGCAAAAATGAACTCTATATCGACCGTGATATTATGGTGTTGGCCAACCCTGAAATTGCCGAGCTCCCCAACTGGGTGATTGCTTTGGTTGCTGCAGGGGGACTAGCCGCCGCCCTTTCTACGGCTGCAGGTCTACTACTCGTCATTTCAACTTCTATTGCGCACGATTTGCTCAAAATGCAGCTCATGCCCAACATTTCTGAAAAAGGAGAGCTTTTGGCTGCTCGAATTAGCGCCGCTTTTGCGGTGGTCGTTGCCGGTTATTTCGGGATCAATCCTCCCGGCTTTGTGGCGGCCGTTGTGGCCCTCGCCTTTGGTCTGGCTGCGGCCTCCTTCTTCCCCGCTATCATTCTGGGGATTTTCTACAAACGGATGAACAAAGAAGGCGCAATTGCTGGAATGGTCGTCGGTTTGAGCCTTATGCTTTTCTATATGCTCAACTACAAATTTAATATGTTTGGCCCCACTACTGCCGATGATTGGTGGTTTGGCATCTCGCCCGAAGGCTTCGGAACAGTCGCTATGGTCGTCAACTTTGTAGTCTCTATCGTGATTTGCCAGTTTACGCCGGCTCCCCCTCTAGAGGTGCAGCAAATTGTAGAAGAGATTCGCATTCCTTCTGGAGCTGGAGAAGCACAAGATCACTAATACTAAGGATTTGGGGCCTCCGCCTCGCTGCGCTCCTCGGCGCTACGTTTCGGGGCTCGCTGTTCGCTCGGCCCTTCGCTGCCTAAAGGCAGCTTGGTCTGGCCTTCGGCCACCCCTACACATCGCTAGGCCTGCGGGGGCTTCGCCCCCTGCAAAACCCCAAAAAAAGGGGACCAAAAAGTTCTTATTCTGTTTAGTAGGTTTGTAAGGAGAATAAAGTAGTGGAGACTACTTTATTTCTCCTTTTTTTTCGGTCTCCAACTATTTATGGCCAATAAATCTTTTCCCTAAAATTATATAGGTATCTAATTTTTTATATATTGGGAAAAATGATTTTAACCTATGCAAAAGCAGCGATTGATTAGTTGGTTTGGCTGTTGTTGTTTGCTCTTCAGTTATCCTATTGTCAAGAGTTTCAATCAGTCAACTTTGGTGTTTGGAGTGCTACCGCTCTTCTACGCCTATGTGCTTTGTTTGTGGCTGCTCTTATTGCTAGGTTTATATTGGATCTTAAAGCAAGAAGACGAAACCACTAAATGAGCGCAGCCCAACTTGCCATTCCAGTGGCTCTAGCCTATCTGGCTTTGTTGTTTGTGCTGGCCTATTGGGCCAACCGAAGAGCAGAGAAGGGGCAGAGCTGGACCGATAATCCCTTGGCCTATAGCCTGTCCTTAGCTGTATTTTGTACAGCCTGGACCTTCTACGGCAGTGTGGGTAAGGCGAGTAGCAGTGGGCCCGTTTTCTTAACGACTTATTTGGG
This genomic interval from Saprospira grandis contains the following:
- a CDS encoding hydroxymethylglutaryl-CoA reductase, degradative, producing MKNPKIVSGFSKKSKRGKLRWLVENFFKHPEEVARELKSFWYGDPQKQKIFDEFSENTITNFYMPYGVLPNLKINEEVYCVPMVIEESSVVAAASAAAKFWLNRGGFKTEILATKKVGQVHFDWKGKRKTLEALMPKIKQLIHTETSHITANMRKRGGGILDIELLDMSDLEPNYFQLQMTFETCDSMGANFINSVLEESARSLKQFIGSQEQLPAEERELTIIMAILSNYTPECLVRASVECPIEELGNFCDGDMPAEEFARKFEKALNIARIDTYRATTHNKGIFNGIDAVVIATGNDFRAVEACGHAYAARDGKYRSLSFAECKDGIFKFWLDIPLAVGTVGGLTALHPMAKRSLEMLGQPSAEELMQIIAATGLAQNFAAVRSLVTTGIQKGHMKMHLMNILNHLEATEKEVKEALVYFADKLVSFSSVREFIQLLRSTPEGMPLPLPIMIERKKS
- a CDS encoding pentapeptide repeat-containing protein; the encoded protein is MSQFEEFRRLAQELAEEEAIRLLSFEVFSPARAEKIEELEAEKGIVLAPELKAFYLQTNGLQLRWAFKNNALAGPTGPQDWDYPLQQFREEEGCFFLLPIEQLLAPSPYLQELLRPQEQIQFAGESLSLGQFYRQMYPLDAFSSYCIQAIYFGQAGAPLYFADEYGLNFEASFPLSVAQYFQFVLQTKALSSARQAYLQAPSPPLSQWSKKDWRSLAQKHQLKQLLFEQEFPLAGQAASDCSTIKSAAMRQRAEQSPAIEEEEWQRILLAHQDFLRAGGAGGQWKMMQLMGQVFGAYQLGRELSKGQQAILDMRRLSAELDLEELQMPYASFCGAWLKYLNFSEAQLQFSLFTDAMLEKAIFAEAQLAGSDFSRACLRGASFVNANLQGADFELADLRGVDFRGAILTDARFPGAQLEGVLR
- a CDS encoding DUF4212 domain-containing protein; this encodes MEENNLQNKEAHNKKMQAYWRENLRYLLILLVIWFLVSFGAGILFAPSLDSIRLGGFKLGFWFAQQGAIYAFVVLVFVYVWLMNRLDKKYGLDK
- a CDS encoding isopentenyl-diphosphate delta-isomerase, whose amino-acid sequence is MFEDQDKTAVSRKKDHIALAFSSQVGANQLDPRFSYEPLLSSHQAKGLPEQEFLGKRFRAPLWVSSMTGGTDWAKTINENLARAAKQFGFGMGLGSCRGLLTDDSFLADFQMRPILGYDLPLYANLGIAQLEQLLDNKKTELILRLIDKLQADGLIVHVNPFQEWLQPEGDRFRYAPIDTIERLLDQLPQIPLIVKEVGQGMGKESLRQLLQLPLAAIDFAASGGTNFALLELLRADLSLKTAYEPLTYIGHSAPQMLEFVNELVDELGDKLRCEQLIISGGVKNFLDGYYLCQKSKLPAVYGQASALLKHARGSYEDLELFLQQQIQGLELAHQFLRIVD
- a CDS encoding sodium:solute symporter family protein, producing MMNYLFAGLPLLSVQSWTYILVGLTFSLYIFIAIWSRASSTKDFYVAGGGVSPLTNGAATAADWMSAASFISMAGLISFMGYDGGVYLMGWTGGYVLLALTIAPYLRKFGKFTVPDFIGDRYYSGTARLVAVLAAIIVSFTYVAGQMRGVGVVFSRFLETSIEWGVVIGMLIVFFYAVLGGMKGITYTQVAQYCVLIFAFMVPAIFIAIQMTGTPIPQLGFGGTLEDGTFLLDKLDSLHRDLGFHEYTSGKKSMIDVFAITCALMVGTAGLPHVIVRFFTVPDVRSARLSGGYALILIAILYTTAPAIAAFARTNLLQTVYNEETKEHVEYKAMPDWFKKWEETGLVAWSDKNNDGRIQYVAGPAIKGKTPTFAEDNGANGERLVTNPDESSKNELYIDRDIMVLANPEIAELPNWVIALVAAGGLAAALSTAAGLLLVISTSIAHDLLKMQLMPNISEKGELLAARISAAFAVVVAGYFGINPPGFVAAVVALAFGLAAASFFPAIILGIFYKRMNKEGAIAGMVVGLSLMLFYMLNYKFNMFGPTTADDWWFGISPEGFGTVAMVVNFVVSIVICQFTPAPPLEVQQIVEEIRIPSGAGEAQDH
- a CDS encoding porin; this encodes MKTLSRLIVLLLLLSSSSQLWSQEVDHSYKPLKLNLNEDGSKYIRFITWHQVWGTAQMNSQDQLSVDLMLRRSRFLAYAQVSPRFLILTHFGLNSLTASGLHPVGQSTKSSLFMHDAWAEYKVYKDYLSMGAGLHYWNGISRLSNQSTLNMLTIDAPRFNWPTIGTTDQFARHLGVYAKGKIDRLDYRLAVNQALVNNLDQGIAPDTAQATYLNDGGYVYAGYLNYQFLDKESNKLPYMVGTYLGKKKVFNVGAGFNLHPKGSSSLDLQGDTVSHNVSLFGVDAFYDAPLGEGKGAITAYGVYYRYNFGPNYRLTGSSDVIGTGNIVYLQTGYLLPEFTDLGRLQFYLAGSYRQLEAFEEAANGLTIGANWFMQGHHAKISLEYQSNKAAATGSERKGLVRMQAAVFL